The following are from one region of the Heptranchias perlo isolate sHepPer1 chromosome 11, sHepPer1.hap1, whole genome shotgun sequence genome:
- the tspan7 gene encoding tetraspanin-7 isoform X2: MITGVVLLAVGVWGKLTLGTYISLVAENSTNAPYVLIGTGTAIVVFGLFGCFATCRGSPWMLKLYAMFLSLVFLAELVAGISGFVFRHEIKDIFLKTYTDAVLNYNGKDEKSHAVDDVQNSLRCCGVQNYTNWSTSTYWSEHGIPRSCCINSSDCNPEDLRNMTIAATKVYQQGCYELVTSFMETNMGIIAGVAFGIAFLQLIGMFLACCLSRFITANQYEMV; this comes from the exons ATg ATCACAGGCGTTGTCCTATTGGCTGTTGGAGTATGGGGTAAACTCACCTTAGGCACTTACATCTCACTCGTCGCCGAGAATTCCACAAATGCCCCGTACGTACTCATCGGGACTGGCACTGCTATTGTCGTTTTTGGCCTCTTTGGTTGCTTTGCAACATGTCGTGGAAGCCCATGGATGTTGAAATTG TATGCCATGTTCCTCTCCCTGGTATTCCTGGCAGAGCTGGTTGCTGGCATTTCTGGGTTTGTGTTTCGACATGAG ATCAAGGATATTTTTCTGAAGACTTACACGGATGCCGTTCTTAATTATAATGGAAAGGATGAGAAAAGTCATGCAGTGGATGATGTACAGAATAGT CTGCGCTGCTGTGGTGTGCAGAACTATACAAACTGGAGCACCAGCACCTACTGGTCTGAACATGGCATTCCCCGGAGTTGCTGTATAAACAGCAGTGACTGTAACCCAGAGGATTTACGGAACATGACGATTGCTGCCACTAAAGTCTACCAGCAG GGCTGCTACGAGTTGGTGACCAGCTTCATGGAGACAAACATGGGAATTATTGCTGGGGTTGCGTTTGGAATTGCCTTCTTACAG